GGAACGAAAAGTGCTGACGGTATGGAGGAAGACGTGATAGTGATTGGACCTCGCCTGCCGAAAGGAAGCACACTTGAAAGAGAAACCTTTGATGGGGTAGTAAAATTCCTGGACAATTCTATGAGGGATGATAAGAGAATTATATATATCAGCGGGTTTCGTTCTTCTGTCCTGCTCGCTTATTATTTCAGGCTTTATGCCCTTTTCAAAGTTTTCCTGTATATTTTTCGCGAGGGAAAACTTACAAAATGCAGGTTTGAAGGAATTGAGTTTAAGGAATTCAATTAATATTACTTGATTTCAGAATGATACCT
This region of Methanosarcina flavescens genomic DNA includes:
- a CDS encoding inorganic diphosphatase yields the protein MTNGKHEAKETLKSYSPTTTGLFPMKIIIETPKYSFWKYNKTEKGYEKVFFSPLPTIFNYGFVEGTKSADGMEEDVIVIGPRLPKGSTLERETFDGVVKFLDNSMRDDKRIIYISGFRSSVLLAYYFRLYALFKVFLYIFREGKLTKCRFEGIEFKEFN